From a region of the Podospora pseudopauciseta strain CBS 411.78 chromosome 7 map unlocalized CBS411.78m_7, whole genome shotgun sequence genome:
- a CDS encoding uncharacterized protein (COG:S; BUSCO:EOG09263A3Y; EggNog:ENOG503NVBH): MAESRRGHPNLSVRLPQPGASVALPDLPPVSALFLIDFDVKAGYTIVWKRAVPGLELEGAVEYKSLPSGLHTVTDDLIYFVHDASHAGLSAFINTPTDEEETRHARMIAVGVLVPLSYGRLGRAWRHAEGLKEMASKLVQDRKQTQILEEYWERNGARETSAPQPLKDEPLASPALSFRAVRPPLGRGHTRNRSASDGTALIPPGHRLSPYHPAWSLTSLLDTFGPLIFPVHRAALLRKRILISCHAPVHEVCNFVYDISVLSNIPLSVCDVIDPSAPVQRLRPLFTIGVHDISYLMEHQAAMKKRPNQDDQHSDPSEDSTSGWVACTTDSILAMKGDLWDMLITLPPVYSSNAKERAWPTIECPKGVPVKATQRDLRRFRTLRAGLAHLAAAAEASHSASQPQPEVQTPDEAPTPSAPAIRLSKPAATSSSSRPGTSSGNHPRQAMIISDEDADQIVEPTTWAALAYNGFMWWASAGEKRHSDEIDEQSHDASLLADLGPPMSPSMTAVPQRRPSFGTAVSGTMIDSLSSLTARKPGEDAEEDDEKAGVELAIIAYFHRLTTGILRVLAEIVDSGDDDDLMSLDLDYGETPGGGGGGREGEGEDERERLLGGESDDYQEEGYEGRGGGWVRVDSDALAQMGLDVWSLGDAEFVREVVGRYFEGKRAAVVTKGVEVCGVKVC, encoded by the exons ATGGCCGAATCCCGTCGCGGACACCCGAATCTATCCGTACGGCTGCCGCAGCCCGGCGCCTCGGTCGCTCTACCCGATCTCCCTCCCGTCTCTGCTCTTTTTTTGATCGATTTCGACGTCAAGGCCGGCTACACCATCGTCTGGAAACGGGCCGTTCCCGGTCTCGAGCTCGAGGGCGCTGTCGAGTACAAGAGCTTGCCGTCGGGCTTGCACACCGTCACCGACGACCTCATCTACTTTGTCCACGATGCCAGCCACGCCGGGCTCAGCGCGTTtatcaacacccccaccgatgaggaggaaacACGTCATGCGCGCATGATTGCTGTGGGTGTCTTGGTGCCGCTAAGCTATGGCCGTCTGGGGAGGGCATGGCGCCATGCcgaggggttgaaggagatggCCAGCAAGCTGGTTCAGGATCGCAAGCAGACGCAAATACTGGAGGAGTACTGGGAGAGAAACGGCGCGCGCGAGACGTCGGCGCCACAGCCATTGAAGGATGAACCTCTGGCCTCCCCCGCGCTTAGCTTTAGGGCTGTCCGTCCGCCGTTGGGGAGAGGCCATACTAGGAATAGGTCTGCTTCGGATGGCACCGCCCTGATACCTCCCGGACACAGGCTGTCGCCTTATCATCCGGCGTGGAGTTTGACGTCGTTGCTGGATACGTTTGGGCCGCTGATCTTTCCGGTTCATCGCGCCGCCCTGTTGCGCAAGCGCATTTTGATTTCTTGCCATGCACCGGTGCATGAAGTTTGCAATTTTG TGTATGATATTTCTGTCTTGTCCAACATTCCCCTGTCCGTCTGCGACGTGATAGACCCATCAGCACCTGTACAGCGTTTACGACCTCTTTTTACCATCGGTGTGCATGATATCTCGTATCTTATGGAACACCAGGCCGCCATGAAAAAGCGCCCTAATCAAGACGATCAGCATTCTGATCCGTCCGAGGACTCTACCTCGGGCTGGGTAGCCTGCACCACAGACAGCATTCTCGCTATGAAGGGGGATCTTTGGGACATGCTGATCACCCTGCCCCCAGTCTACTCGAGCAACGCCAAGGAAAGGGCATGGCCAACAATCGAATGCCCCAAGGGCGTCCCGGTAAAGGCCACCCAGCGCGACCTCCGCCGTTTCCGTACTCTCCGAGCAGGCCTGGCGCACCTCGCCGCTGCAGCAGAAGCCTCTCACTCTGCgtcacaaccccaaccagAGGTGCAAACCCCAGACGaagcacccaccccctccgcgCCAGCCATCCGCCTATCCAAACCCGCAgctacctcctcctcctcgagacCAGGGACATCAAGTGGCAACCACCCCCGCCAAGCAATGATCATATCCGACGAAGACGCCGACCAAATCGTCGAACCAACCACCTGGGCTGCGTTGGCCTACAACGGCTTCATGTGGTGGGCTTCGGCCGGTGAAAAAAGACACTCTGATGAAATCGACGAGCAAAGCCACGACGCCAGTCTGCTTGCTGATTTGGGGCCGCCCATGTCGCCTTCCATGACTGCTGTGCCGCAACGGAGGCCGAGTTTTGGGACGGCGGTTTCGGGGACAATGATTGATAGTTTGTCGTCCTTGACAGCAAGAAAACCGGGGGAGGacgcggaggaggatgatgagaaggcgGGGGTGGAGCTGGCGATTATTGCGTATTTCCACAGGTTGACGACGGGGATTTTGAGGGTGTTGGCCGAGATTGTGGACtcgggggatgatgatgatttgatGAGTCTGGATTTGGATTATGGGGAGACGCctgggggtggcggtggcggaagggaaggggagggggaggatgaaagGGAACGGTTGCTTGGGGGTGAGAGTGACGATTATCAGGAAGAGGGGTatgaagggaggggaggggggtgggtgagggtggatAGCGATGCGCTTGCGCAGATGGGGTTGGATGTGTGGAGTCTGGGTGATGCTGAgtttgtgagggaggtggtggggaggtattttgaggggaagagggcggcggtggtgacgaagggggtggaggtttgTGGGGTTAAGGTTTGTTGA